Proteins from one Listeria weihenstephanensis genomic window:
- a CDS encoding YveK family protein — protein sequence MDTLFSMKDIFEILKKSWLWILSFAVSGLLIAASLAYVIMTPIFEMNSQVIVSQIGVDQSAISQNAEVQANLQLVNTYRVLITSPRVLSEVANKMDNVYSVSDLTKKITVSTEQDSQVINITAKDENPKVAAEISNQAAIAFKKITPKVMQVDNVNVLSEAKSTGETGPISPKPLLIMALGLFGGALMGVVIAFMRNLLSNKFKEEKDLDILGVPLLGSIGKLPERNFGETKEGRSRK from the coding sequence ATGGATACCTTATTTAGTATGAAAGATATTTTTGAAATTTTAAAGAAAAGTTGGTTATGGATTTTGAGTTTTGCGGTGAGTGGGTTACTGATTGCTGCATCGCTTGCTTATGTTATTATGACCCCAATCTTTGAGATGAACTCGCAGGTTATTGTGTCACAAATTGGTGTGGATCAGAGTGCGATTTCCCAAAATGCGGAAGTGCAAGCTAACCTTCAACTCGTGAACACATATCGTGTACTAATAACAAGTCCTCGTGTGTTAAGTGAAGTCGCTAATAAAATGGATAACGTGTATTCTGTATCAGATTTAACGAAGAAAATAACGGTTAGTACGGAGCAAGATTCACAAGTTATTAATATTACTGCGAAAGACGAAAATCCAAAGGTAGCTGCCGAAATTTCCAATCAAGCAGCAATTGCTTTTAAGAAAATAACGCCTAAAGTGATGCAAGTCGATAATGTAAATGTTCTCTCAGAAGCAAAGTCAACAGGAGAGACTGGGCCAATATCACCCAAACCGCTACTTATTATGGCGCTAGGACTTTTTGGTGGAGCATTAATGGGCGTTGTCATTGCTTTCATGCGCAATCTACTAAGCAATAAATTTAAAGAAGAAAAAGACCTAGATATTTTAGGCGTGCCATTATTAGGATCGATTGGGAAGTTGCCAGAACGTAATTTTGGCGAGACCAAGGAAGGACGGAGCCGTAAATGA
- a CDS encoding oligosaccharide flippase family protein, whose amino-acid sequence MNRYKKLGWNTLVIGLGSMGSKFMIFLLVPFYTFYLTPAEYGQADLLMMSISILVPMLTLSIADGVFRYTMDKIDAKTVFSSAIVIILLMVVVLAMLTPVLQWVPLIQDYYLIFVAILVVQAVSALFQQQVRANGKLILYSIAGLTMSVLLFVANLIFLKYLHLGVAGFLYANLIAFGFNALCLFFGAGLYRLFSFRAINKPLLRTMLLYSLPLIPNAILWWVMQVSDRYILTFFLGVGATGLYTVAAKIPSLLSMINTVFFQAWSISAIGDGIRKSDTFFATVFTMFSCLFFVATEGILLIVQPFAGALFSSAYQEVWRYVPFLLIAVLLSSFSSFLEVSYMAEKKTKQLLMTSLKGGVVNVTLSFMLIPFIGIMGASIATLVGFLITWLIRMRQTNFFGALEFKKAFWLSMTLLFLQSSYVAFIDMPNVFVQAIFAVGLVACQFSIIRKAARQKWRRSVVK is encoded by the coding sequence ATGAATCGTTATAAAAAATTAGGATGGAATACGTTGGTTATCGGATTGGGTAGTATGGGCAGTAAATTTATGATTTTTTTACTAGTCCCATTCTACACATTCTACTTAACACCAGCAGAATATGGACAGGCAGACTTACTAATGATGAGTATTTCCATTCTGGTTCCGATGTTGACATTGAGTATTGCTGACGGTGTTTTCAGGTACACGATGGATAAAATTGATGCCAAAACGGTATTTAGTTCGGCGATCGTGATCATACTATTGATGGTAGTTGTGTTGGCCATGCTGACTCCAGTTCTTCAGTGGGTTCCGTTGATTCAGGATTATTATTTGATTTTTGTCGCGATATTGGTCGTGCAAGCAGTAAGTGCCTTATTCCAACAGCAAGTACGAGCAAATGGCAAATTGATTCTGTACTCGATCGCTGGATTAACGATGTCGGTCTTACTATTTGTAGCAAACTTGATTTTTCTAAAATATCTTCATTTAGGCGTAGCGGGTTTCTTGTATGCGAATTTAATTGCCTTTGGATTCAACGCGTTATGTTTATTTTTCGGCGCTGGATTATATCGGTTATTTTCGTTTCGTGCTATTAATAAGCCGTTGCTACGGACAATGTTACTGTACTCGTTGCCGCTGATTCCTAACGCGATTTTGTGGTGGGTAATGCAAGTATCGGATCGTTATATTTTAACGTTTTTCTTAGGTGTTGGCGCTACTGGATTATATACGGTTGCTGCCAAAATTCCTAGCTTGCTTTCCATGATTAATACTGTCTTTTTCCAAGCGTGGAGTATTTCAGCGATTGGCGATGGCATTAGGAAAAGCGATACGTTTTTTGCGACGGTGTTTACGATGTTTTCCTGCTTGTTTTTTGTTGCGACGGAAGGTATTTTGCTGATTGTCCAACCTTTTGCGGGGGCGCTCTTTTCCAGCGCTTATCAAGAGGTGTGGCGCTATGTCCCGTTTTTACTAATCGCGGTGTTGCTGTCTAGTTTTTCAAGCTTTTTGGAAGTGTCCTACATGGCGGAAAAGAAAACAAAGCAATTACTGATGACTTCGTTAAAAGGTGGTGTCGTGAACGTGACATTGTCCTTTATGTTGATACCATTTATCGGTATTATGGGAGCTTCCATCGCGACGCTTGTCGGATTTTTAATCACGTGGTTGATTCGGATGAGACAGACCAATTTTTTCGGAGCTTTGGAGTTTAAAAAGGCTTTTTGGCTGAGTATGACATTATTATTTTTGCAAAGTAGCTACGTGGCGTTTATCGATATGCCAAATGTGTTTGTTCAAGCGATTTTTGCAGTCGGCTTGGTAGCTTGTCAATTTTCGATTATTAGGAAAGCTGCTCGTCAAAAGTGGCGTCGAAGTGTAGTGAAATAA
- a CDS encoding WecB/TagA/CpsF family glycosyltransferase codes for MRIQLLGSKLDCLTMQETVEAADKIIQAGKPVQHVVINANKINLMQKDKKLQEIVNSSPLINADGASIVLAAKLLGKKVPERVTGIDLMEELLKLANEKAYRIFFFGATEEIVRKVVMTVSKKYPKIQIVGHENGYFTEEMSVNIAHEIRSSQADIAFVAFSSPMKEYWIHEHLERMNVPFVMGVGGSFDVIAGKTRRAPVWMQRLGCEWLYRFVQEPVRMFRRYILGNLVFLGHVLKAK; via the coding sequence ATGCGAATTCAATTATTAGGAAGTAAACTCGATTGTCTGACGATGCAAGAAACGGTTGAGGCAGCAGATAAAATAATACAGGCTGGAAAACCAGTACAGCACGTTGTTATTAATGCTAATAAAATTAATCTTATGCAAAAAGATAAAAAACTCCAAGAAATTGTAAACAGTTCGCCATTAATAAACGCTGATGGAGCTTCAATCGTACTAGCGGCTAAGCTACTAGGAAAGAAAGTACCTGAGCGCGTAACTGGCATCGATTTAATGGAAGAATTATTAAAGTTAGCGAACGAGAAAGCATATCGAATTTTTTTCTTTGGTGCGACAGAGGAAATTGTGCGTAAAGTAGTTATGACAGTTAGCAAAAAGTACCCAAAAATTCAAATAGTAGGGCATGAAAATGGATATTTCACAGAAGAGATGTCAGTGAATATTGCACATGAAATCCGATCAAGCCAAGCAGATATCGCATTTGTCGCATTCTCAAGTCCAATGAAAGAATATTGGATTCACGAGCATTTAGAACGAATGAACGTGCCATTTGTCATGGGTGTTGGTGGAAGTTTTGATGTGATTGCAGGAAAAACAAGACGTGCCCCTGTTTGGATGCAACGCTTAGGTTGCGAATGGCTCTATCGTTTTGTGCAAGAACCAGTACGCATGTTTAGACGCTATATTCTCGGCAACCTAGTGTTTTTGGGACATGTGCTAAAAGCAAAATAG
- a CDS encoding nucleotide sugar dehydrogenase — MKITTIGLGYIGLPTSIMFATSNHQVLGVDANANVIDTLNNGYIHIEEEGLQKLYNNALKAQNFKASLTPDYSDAFIIAVPTPNNDDAQKSCDLSYVKSAVRSILPYLQAGNLVIIESTIAPRTTEDVISPMIEATGFTIGEDIYLAHCPERVLPGNIAYELVHNPRIIGGVTEACTKAVKELYLTLVKGELIESSASEAELSKLMENTFRDVNIALANELAKIGTDLNINALKVIEMANRHPRVNLHAPGPGVGGHCLAVDPYFVAAASPHLSPLIQTARKINTSMPAFVVNSVERLMASAPNKKITVFGLTYKGNIDDTRESPAKEISLMLQHAGFDVTEYDPHANKNEIMIEQACEDSSLLLVLTDHSEFTTIPETATDRMSRAHILDTKMIVKNCGDNVKLLNLGNMHQSLNKIVQEV; from the coding sequence ATGAAAATCACAACAATAGGTTTAGGATACATCGGATTACCAACTTCTATAATGTTTGCTACAAGTAACCATCAAGTTCTAGGAGTGGATGCGAATGCAAATGTTATTGACACATTAAATAATGGTTATATTCATATTGAAGAAGAAGGTTTACAAAAACTTTACAACAATGCACTGAAAGCACAGAATTTCAAAGCAAGTTTGACTCCAGATTATTCCGATGCTTTTATCATTGCCGTACCAACTCCAAATAATGATGACGCGCAAAAGTCATGTGATTTAAGCTATGTCAAATCGGCCGTTAGAAGTATCCTACCATATTTACAAGCTGGAAACTTAGTTATTATCGAATCAACTATCGCACCAAGAACGACAGAAGATGTTATCAGTCCAATGATTGAAGCAACTGGTTTTACAATTGGTGAAGATATTTATTTGGCGCATTGCCCAGAGCGGGTGTTGCCAGGTAATATAGCTTATGAACTGGTCCACAACCCACGTATCATTGGTGGCGTAACGGAAGCATGTACAAAAGCAGTAAAAGAGCTATACCTTACTTTAGTAAAAGGCGAGCTCATCGAATCCTCGGCTAGTGAAGCAGAACTCAGTAAACTAATGGAAAATACGTTTCGCGATGTTAATATTGCACTTGCCAATGAACTGGCGAAAATCGGAACAGACTTAAATATCAACGCGTTAAAAGTAATTGAAATGGCCAATCGCCATCCACGTGTAAACTTACATGCACCTGGTCCAGGGGTTGGTGGACATTGTCTAGCGGTAGATCCATATTTTGTTGCCGCTGCTTCTCCTCATTTATCGCCTCTAATTCAAACAGCAAGAAAGATTAACACTTCTATGCCTGCTTTTGTGGTCAATAGTGTAGAACGGTTAATGGCTTCTGCTCCAAATAAGAAAATTACAGTTTTTGGATTAACATATAAAGGAAATATTGATGATACAAGAGAAAGTCCAGCAAAGGAAATTTCCTTAATGCTTCAGCACGCTGGTTTTGATGTAACAGAATATGATCCACACGCAAATAAAAATGAAATAATGATAGAACAAGCTTGTGAAGATAGCTCGTTACTGCTCGTATTAACAGATCATAGCGAATTTACAACGATTCCAGAAACAGCAACTGATAGAATGTCTAGAGCTCATATTTTGGATACAAAGATGATTGTGAAAAATTGTGGAGACAATGTCAAGCTACTAAATTTAGGAAATATGCATCAAAGTCTAAATAAAATAGTTCAAGAAGTCTAG
- a CDS encoding CpsD/CapB family tyrosine-protein kinase, with the protein MRNKKFRDKTSGKNKLVAKNDTQSPYAESFRYIRSNIDFSGIDNEYKSIMITSPDPDSGKSLISANLAITYAALDKRTLIIDLDLRKPTIHKIFPECHSSYGVTGLLKNILEIEEAIVPSDVPNLFVLPVGITPADPAALLNSAKMKQLYTRLYQEFDCIIIDTPPVMSVADAQTISSWVDGSILVVRNNYTKQENAKKALQKLDSTGVKVIGTIFNNTNMKMKDYYYGE; encoded by the coding sequence ATGAGAAATAAGAAATTTCGTGACAAGACATCTGGTAAAAATAAACTAGTAGCAAAGAATGATACGCAATCTCCGTATGCTGAATCATTTCGTTATATCCGCTCCAATATCGATTTTTCAGGTATAGATAACGAATATAAATCGATTATGATTACTTCTCCAGACCCTGACTCCGGTAAATCCCTTATCTCGGCTAATTTAGCTATCACTTATGCAGCATTAGACAAACGCACGCTAATTATCGATTTAGATCTTAGAAAACCAACGATACACAAAATTTTTCCAGAGTGTCATTCTTCATATGGTGTTACTGGATTATTAAAAAATATTTTAGAAATAGAAGAAGCCATCGTTCCATCAGATGTTCCAAACTTGTTCGTTTTACCAGTTGGAATCACACCAGCGGACCCGGCGGCCTTACTAAATTCAGCAAAAATGAAACAACTATATACGCGGCTATATCAAGAGTTTGATTGTATTATCATTGATACGCCACCAGTCATGTCAGTGGCAGATGCCCAAACAATTTCTTCATGGGTGGACGGTTCGATATTAGTCGTGCGAAATAATTATACGAAACAAGAGAATGCTAAAAAAGCGTTACAAAAACTTGATTCAACTGGGGTCAAAGTGATTGGAACGATTTTCAACAATACCAATATGAAAATGAAAGATTACTACTATGGAGAATAA
- a CDS encoding DUF4352 domain-containing protein: protein MKKKLIMIISACFLAIGLTACGNTEDTPKTETATKLQNDIKKTVETPELDLQVVSVKSGYAESSDKQKQMLIVEMNIKNTSKQESGAGAADFVVKADNGKTYKVYGLEAKNFGDVIAAGKTLTGKGYYEIPKDTKAVTFYYEPAGKRQAEWHLNVPAK, encoded by the coding sequence ATGAAAAAGAAATTAATTATGATTATATCAGCATGTTTTCTAGCAATTGGATTGACAGCTTGCGGAAATACAGAAGATACACCAAAAACAGAAACAGCTACAAAACTACAAAATGATATTAAGAAAACAGTTGAGACACCAGAATTAGACCTCCAAGTAGTATCCGTAAAAAGCGGTTATGCTGAATCCAGCGATAAACAGAAACAGATGTTGATCGTTGAAATGAACATCAAAAACACATCAAAACAAGAAAGTGGCGCCGGGGCAGCAGACTTCGTAGTCAAAGCAGACAACGGTAAAACATACAAAGTCTACGGACTAGAAGCTAAAAATTTCGGTGATGTTATCGCAGCAGGTAAGACGCTAACAGGAAAAGGCTATTACGAAATTCCAAAAGATACAAAAGCAGTTACTTTTTACTACGAACCCGCAGGTAAAAGACAAGCAGAATGGCATTTAAACGTACCAGCTAAATAA
- a CDS encoding sugar transferase yields the protein MYYDQLGKKQKVKHKQDVKIIDIFIRSFDLIGALIAILISAPVTIIIALLIKLEEPKAPIFFKQKRIGKNGSPFFMYKFRSMHVDAEARLDMLLAENEMEGHMFKMKNDPRITKIGKFIRKTSLDEFPQFLNILKGDMSFVGPRPPLEREVAEYSEYQLGRLEIMPGCTGLWQVSGRNKLTFEEMVELDLQYIRTRSIWLNIKILCLTFKEFTGKGM from the coding sequence ATGTATTACGACCAGTTAGGTAAAAAACAAAAAGTAAAACATAAACAGGATGTAAAAATAATAGATATTTTTATTCGCAGTTTTGATCTTATTGGAGCGCTTATTGCTATCCTCATATCTGCGCCGGTTACTATTATCATAGCTTTATTGATTAAGCTGGAAGAACCAAAGGCACCTATTTTCTTCAAGCAAAAGCGTATTGGTAAGAATGGATCACCATTTTTTATGTATAAGTTCAGGTCGATGCATGTAGATGCAGAGGCGCGATTGGATATGTTACTAGCCGAGAATGAGATGGAAGGGCACATGTTCAAAATGAAAAATGATCCGCGAATTACAAAAATAGGAAAATTCATTCGAAAAACAAGCTTAGATGAGTTTCCTCAATTTTTAAATATTTTAAAAGGCGACATGAGTTTTGTTGGACCGAGACCACCATTGGAACGCGAAGTTGCCGAGTATAGTGAATACCAACTAGGGCGACTTGAAATTATGCCAGGTTGCACAGGGCTATGGCAAGTAAGTGGTCGTAACAAGTTAACGTTTGAAGAAATGGTTGAACTCGATTTGCAATATATTCGGACTAGAAGCATATGGTTGAATATCAAGATACTTTGTTTAACATTTAAAGAATTCACTGGAAAAGGAATGTAA
- a CDS encoding glycosyltransferase family 4 protein has product MRVLMIGPDTSAKGGIATVIANFKAYFASDEHSIQYFTTWQEGSFFKRLQATTRAFVQIKKKIREEKIDIAHIHMAQQGSFYRKSVLLLLVKKNCRVVLHIHASQFDTFYSKNSFLAQRYIRWILNKPNQVVALSEEWATFYKQLTKVPVTVIENAVKMPVNSSYNSQAKNIVAFGRLGERKGSYDILKIAKNIENKFPNVRFCLYGDGDTAEIAAQIKEKTIGNVVLGGWVKDAQKEKIMQDAVLHALPSYHEGLPMAILETMSYGIPNISTNVGGIPQVIKDNENGLLIEAGDTEQLESKIIGFLANESQREKLSNAARETIKNRFAIEAYQKKWEQLYENMEK; this is encoded by the coding sequence ATGAGAGTCTTAATGATTGGACCAGATACATCAGCAAAAGGTGGAATAGCAACTGTTATTGCGAATTTCAAAGCGTATTTCGCATCAGATGAGCACTCGATTCAATATTTTACAACATGGCAAGAAGGCAGTTTTTTCAAAAGACTACAAGCAACAACACGAGCTTTTGTTCAAATTAAGAAGAAAATCCGCGAAGAAAAAATCGATATCGCACACATCCACATGGCACAACAAGGCAGCTTTTATCGCAAGTCAGTACTACTATTGTTAGTAAAAAAGAATTGTCGCGTTGTACTGCACATCCATGCCTCTCAATTTGATACCTTCTATTCAAAAAACTCCTTTCTGGCCCAGCGCTATATTCGTTGGATTCTGAACAAGCCTAATCAGGTTGTTGCGCTCAGTGAAGAATGGGCGACCTTTTATAAACAACTCACAAAAGTCCCAGTAACTGTCATTGAGAATGCTGTCAAAATGCCTGTCAATAGTAGTTATAATAGCCAAGCGAAAAATATTGTAGCTTTCGGTCGTTTAGGAGAGCGCAAAGGCAGTTATGATATTTTGAAAATTGCAAAAAATATAGAAAATAAATTTCCGAATGTACGCTTTTGTTTATATGGTGATGGAGATACAGCTGAGATAGCCGCGCAAATCAAAGAAAAAACAATTGGAAATGTAGTTTTAGGTGGTTGGGTGAAGGACGCCCAGAAAGAAAAGATTATGCAAGACGCTGTGCTACACGCATTGCCTTCTTATCATGAAGGATTACCAATGGCGATCTTAGAAACGATGTCATATGGGATACCAAATATAAGCACAAATGTTGGAGGTATCCCGCAAGTCATTAAAGATAATGAAAATGGTTTATTAATAGAGGCTGGCGATACAGAACAACTAGAATCCAAGATAATCGGCTTTTTAGCGAATGAATCACAACGCGAAAAACTCTCCAATGCGGCACGAGAAACAATAAAGAATCGTTTTGCTATCGAAGCTTACCAGAAAAAATGGGAGCAATTATACGAAAACATGGAGAAATAA